CAGTTTTGAACGAGATGTTTATCGTTCAGGCAAAACAACAAAACAGCGGTCATACTTGATGTATGGCCGCTGTTTTTTGTGAAGCATGGGCGGGAAACAGCCGTTCAAAACCCGACTTATCCCTAATTTGCGCGCCCTTTACGGCAATCTCTTTTTTTACGCCGCTTTTCCGGCGGGCAAACCGAAACGCGAAAATGAAGGATTGAATAATCCGCGATTTTCTGCTATACTTACAATATAAAAAACAGGAGCGTCCGCAACGCCATGAACGAATACGCATTCATCACGCTGAGAGAAAAACCGGAGATAAAGCGAAAGGCAGCCGAATGGTTCCACGGCAAGTGGAGCGCGCCGGTCGAGGCGTACCTCGAATGCATGGGCGCCTACCTCGGCGGCGAAACGGAATACGGCTGGTATCTCTGCCTTTGCGGCGGCGAGATCGCCGGCGGGCTCGGAGTCGTTGAAAACGACTTCCACGAAAGGAAAGACCTCGCCCCCAACGTCTGCGCCGTCTATACGGAGAAGGAGCACCGCCGCCGCGGCATCGCCGGAAGACTGCTGAACTTCGCCGTTGAGGATCTGCGGTCGAAGGGCGTTTCGCCGGTCTATCTCGTGACGGACCACGTCGGCTTCTACGAGCGCTACGGCTGGGAGTTCTTCTGCGCCGCGCAGTGCGACGACGGGAACGAATCGCGTGTCTATATCCACAGGTAACGCGCGAAGAAAGGGGCGTGGATATTGTGTTTGAAGATGAAATCGTATCAGAATGGATGAATCATCTCAAGGAGTTGAACGTTTATACAA
This Clostridia bacterium DNA region includes the following protein-coding sequences:
- a CDS encoding GNAT family N-acetyltransferase, with product MNEYAFITLREKPEIKRKAAEWFHGKWSAPVEAYLECMGAYLGGETEYGWYLCLCGGEIAGGLGVVENDFHERKDLAPNVCAVYTEKEHRRRGIAGRLLNFAVEDLRSKGVSPVYLVTDHVGFYERYGWEFFCAAQCDDGNESRVYIHR